The following nucleotide sequence is from Candidatus Neomarinimicrobiota bacterium.
GGGCCGTTGCGAAAGAGTGCATTCGCGTCAAACTCACTCAGTTTCACATGGTTTGATGTGAACCGTATCGGTGCTTGGATAACAAATGAAGGGGAGTTTACCTCTTTTCGCATTTCGGGCAATGCCGGAATGGAATGGCCTCGAGACAGCAGCTTTACGATAATTTTCCAGTCAGGCATATGGATCGCGGGGTTGGTTGACTCTATTCCAAGAACAGCTGAAGCTGAATACGCTACAGAGTTTCGCGGCGGCACTTATGAAAGTTATCCCGATAACATGGACGATCAGCGTTTCAGAGTTTATTCCATTGGACCCTTCAGCGGTCCGGGCGATCACGATTGGGCTAATTGGCCTGTCTCCGATGGCGCTCCGACCGACTCGAACAGTGATCCACTTGCGTTTGGCGACAAATCTTATTGGTCTGTTTTCCACGACGCCGATAGCGCCGCTCACGATAGACTATTCGGAACTGATCCGCTCGGTATCGAGGTACGAATGACGATCTGGGGTTATGATCAGCCGGGAGCGTATGGCGATATCATGTTTCTGAACTTCCAGATTTTCAATAAGGGAAATAATTTTATTGAGGACGCTTTTGTGGCGCTCTGGCATGACTCTGATCTCGGTACTGCAACTGACGATCTTCTTGGTACCGATACACTTCTTCAGATGCAATATGTGTATAACGATGGCGCTGATAATGTCTATGGTGCTGCACCTCCTGCCATAGGATTTAAATTACTTCGCGGTCCCGCTGTTCCATCATTAGGTGACAGCGCTATCGCCTTCGGTAAATTGCTATCTGATCATACCAATGCAGGAATGTATGCAAGTTCCAAATTCGCAAACTCGGGTTTTCCCGAAACCAGTGATCCGGTAACTGCTTCCGAGGCATATTACTTTATGCAAGGATTGAACGGATTGGGTTTGACAAAAATTGATAATCTTGGCAATACAACCCGGTATGATTATACAGGCGACCCTGTCACGGGAGAAGGATGGATCCTTACGGGTGCCGGCGATTTACGTGGTATGATCTCCTTTGGTCCGCTTGATATGGCTCCCGGCGATTCAGTAGAGCTAATTGCCGCGGTAATTATTGCCCGGGATACGAGTGCCCTACATAGTCTTGCCAAATTAAGAGAGGTCTCTCGCAATGTTCAGGAGATCTTTGATAATGACTTTCAACTCCATGACTTCTCACTTCTCTCTCCTCTCGGAGGCGAACGGCTTACCGGAACTGTTTCAATTTTCTGGAACGCTTCAGATAAGGAAGGTGATATTCTAAATTTGGAACTCTATGCTATCTCTATACTTGGAGAAAAACTTTTCATAGACGAAAATCTACCCAACACCGGTAATTATCTTTGGAACACGGAATCAATGACTGATGGTTTCTACCTGCTTCAGGCATCTGTCTTCGACAGTTCCCTTGGCGATTTCGCTTTTCGACAGTCTGCATATTCGGATTCATTCTTTGTCATAGATAACGATGCCAACGGAATCCCATTCATACGCCTCATTACGCCATTTGATTCAATTGTATCCGGCTTAAAAGAGATAACTTGGAATGCCGTAGATATTGAGGATTCCACACTGCTGATAACATTGGATTACAGCGTGGATGAAGGTGAACACTGGATGACGGTGGAAAACAGTATTCCCAATTCAGGAAGCTATCTCTGGGATAGCAACGATTCGCCGAATTCCGATTCAGGTATGGTGATGCTTACAGCCTCAGACGGTGATGAATCGTTTAGCGCCGTTTCAATCATGTTTAAGCTGCGAAATGAACGGCAAGAACGAATAGAAAATGTCTTTACAAAATTGATCGGTCAGGCTCAAGGTCCAATGACGTTGAATATAATCGATTCATCAGCGTTGAAAGATCATGACTATATCATTGCTTTTCGTGAGGAAGAATTTACATCGGTTCTTGTCTACGACATTTTTGATGTTCATGATAATATAATTAAAGTCTCCGGAGCTTATCAGCTTACCGGGGCTGAAGGAGAGCTCTTTGACGGCATACGATTATCGATGTTCAATTATGGTTTCATCCAGCCATGGAAAACGGCTTGGACAGAGGTCACAGGAGACACGAGTACATATGAAATTGAGTATCTACAGTACCTTAGTAGCAGTCCTAAAAACTATGAACTTCGATTCTTAGGCGAAAATGCGTCTCAATCCTCGACAGGAGTCCCTCTACCCTTTCAAATCTGGAATGCTGCCGAGGACTATCAAGTCGCACTCATATTTGTCAGGGGTGAAAATGGTGAATGGGTGAGCGGTGAATCGATAATTTTTCTTGATAGTGAGGACAGTCGGCGTACAACAATTTCATTAATTATCTCGTGGGGTGAAACTGATCTTCCACCCGAAATTGGTGATATTCTCACTCTCTTTTACGGAAGTCCGCGGGCTGCCGGCGATCAAGTTGGGTTTAACTTGCAAGGCGACTTTGTCTCGGTCGACAAAAACCATCCCTTCTTTGTCCCACGAGAATTCGATCTCTCGCAAAACTACCCCAACCCCTTTAACCCTCTGACTCGGATAGAATACTCTCTTCCAGTGAGTTCAGAAGTTTTGTTGGTGATCTATAACCTTCGTGGACAGGAAGTAGCGCGGATTTTAAACGAGAGGCAAACTGAAGGAGTGCACACTATTGCATGGGACGCATCAAAATATGCTTCAGGCATCTACTTTTACCGCCTCACAGCCGGAGATTTTGTCCAAACAAGGAAGATGCTGCTGTTGAAATGAGATTAAGCCGGCTTATCTAACCATGAACAGAATGATGTTTATCAATCATCCACTTCCCCATCCTCCGGGAGTTTAAGCAGCTGGATCGTCTTCATG
It contains:
- a CDS encoding T9SS type A sorting domain-containing protein, whose product is MEWPRDSSFTIIFQSGIWIAGLVDSIPRTAEAEYATEFRGGTYESYPDNMDDQRFRVYSIGPFSGPGDHDWANWPVSDGAPTDSNSDPLAFGDKSYWSVFHDADSAAHDRLFGTDPLGIEVRMTIWGYDQPGAYGDIMFLNFQIFNKGNNFIEDAFVALWHDSDLGTATDDLLGTDTLLQMQYVYNDGADNVYGAAPPAIGFKLLRGPAVPSLGDSAIAFGKLLSDHTNAGMYASSKFANSGFPETSDPVTASEAYYFMQGLNGLGLTKIDNLGNTTRYDYTGDPVTGEGWILTGAGDLRGMISFGPLDMAPGDSVELIAAVIIARDTSALHSLAKLREVSRNVQEIFDNDFQLHDFSLLSPLGGERLTGTVSIFWNASDKEGDILNLELYAISILGEKLFIDENLPNTGNYLWNTESMTDGFYLLQASVFDSSLGDFAFRQSAYSDSFFVIDNDANGIPFIRLITPFDSIVSGLKEITWNAVDIEDSTLLITLDYSVDEGEHWMTVENSIPNSGSYLWDSNDSPNSDSGMVMLTASDGDESFSAVSIMFKLRNERQERIENVFTKLIGQAQGPMTLNIIDSSALKDHDYIIAFREEEFTSVLVYDIFDVHDNIIKVSGAYQLTGAEGELFDGIRLSMFNYGFIQPWKTAWTEVTGDTSTYEIEYLQYLSSSPKNYELRFLGENASQSSTGVPLPFQIWNAAEDYQVALIFVRGENGEWVSGESIIFLDSEDSRRTTISLIISWGETDLPPEIGDILTLFYGSPRAAGDQVGFNLQGDFVSVDKNHPFFVPREFDLSQNYPNPFNPLTRIEYSLPVSSEVLLVIYNLRGQEVARILNERQTEGVHTIAWDASKYASGIYFYRLTAGDFVQTRKMLLLK